The Aequorivita sublithincola DSM 14238 genome window below encodes:
- a CDS encoding alanine/glycine:cation symporter family protein, which produces MKKFLLSLITFLIPIFTFAQEQKSLGDKIDGAFAKYTTPIVDLIFYPVTIAGKDMPIVIILLLLGALFFTLYFNGVNFRYLKICIKTAAGKYDELDHHVPADQEIEVKDGKIHDTVHLTGEVPGEVTHFQALTASLSATVGLGNIASVAVAIAIGGPGATIWMIVAGLLGMASKFVECTLGVKYREVDADGKTYGGPMYYLASGLKEMGMAGFGKFLAVFFAVMCIGGSFGGGNMFQSNQAAAQLTQLMDWDGPNAGLYVGLVMAVVVGLVIIGGIKRIGSVTEKVVPFMAIVYVGAGLIIIGINYDMIPFAANQIWEGATNPNAAFGGVIGVLIVGFQRAAFSNEAGVGSAAIAHSAVKTRYPASEGLTALLGPFVDTVIICTMTAIVIIITNAKHNLFTYGNLDAASNVMLNATNQPINGVDLTSVAFNSAIPNFSIVLTIAVILFAISTMISWSYYGLQSWKFLFGKGKVSDITYKVLFLIFLVVGASSSLGAVIGFSDAMIFAMVFPNIIGLVLLSPKVKKELRKYLNAIKINKMDATIHKESKEVKEI; this is translated from the coding sequence ATGAAGAAATTTCTTCTTTCACTAATTACATTTCTAATTCCAATCTTCACTTTCGCCCAAGAACAAAAAAGTCTTGGAGATAAAATTGATGGTGCGTTTGCTAAATACACAACCCCAATCGTAGATTTAATTTTTTATCCTGTAACAATAGCGGGAAAGGATATGCCGATTGTAATTATTCTTTTGTTATTGGGAGCACTTTTTTTCACACTGTATTTCAATGGTGTTAACTTTAGATATTTAAAAATTTGTATAAAAACAGCTGCTGGAAAATACGATGAACTCGACCATCATGTTCCTGCGGATCAAGAAATTGAGGTAAAGGATGGTAAAATTCACGATACGGTTCATTTAACTGGAGAAGTTCCTGGTGAGGTTACTCACTTTCAAGCATTAACGGCTTCCTTGTCCGCAACGGTAGGACTGGGAAATATTGCTAGTGTTGCTGTTGCCATTGCCATTGGCGGTCCAGGAGCAACTATATGGATGATTGTAGCTGGACTATTGGGAATGGCTTCAAAATTTGTGGAATGTACACTAGGTGTAAAATATAGAGAAGTAGATGCAGACGGGAAAACCTATGGAGGGCCAATGTATTACCTAGCCAGTGGTCTTAAGGAAATGGGAATGGCCGGCTTTGGTAAATTTTTGGCTGTCTTTTTTGCTGTTATGTGCATTGGAGGATCCTTTGGTGGGGGAAATATGTTTCAATCCAATCAAGCAGCTGCTCAGTTAACACAATTAATGGATTGGGATGGACCAAACGCTGGTCTTTATGTAGGATTGGTTATGGCCGTTGTTGTTGGTTTGGTAATTATAGGTGGAATTAAAAGAATAGGTTCCGTAACCGAAAAAGTGGTTCCTTTTATGGCCATTGTTTATGTGGGAGCTGGTTTAATAATTATAGGAATCAATTACGATATGATTCCTTTTGCGGCCAATCAAATATGGGAAGGCGCTACAAACCCAAATGCTGCTTTTGGTGGTGTTATTGGAGTACTAATTGTTGGCTTTCAACGTGCGGCGTTTTCTAATGAAGCAGGAGTTGGTTCTGCAGCAATTGCGCACTCCGCAGTGAAAACACGTTATCCAGCCAGTGAAGGCTTAACCGCATTGTTGGGACCTTTTGTAGATACTGTTATTATATGTACTATGACAGCTATAGTAATTATTATAACCAATGCGAAGCACAATTTATTTACTTATGGAAATCTAGATGCTGCAAGTAATGTTATGCTCAATGCAACCAATCAACCAATCAACGGAGTAGATTTAACCTCTGTGGCTTTTAATTCTGCCATTCCAAACTTTTCTATAGTACTTACTATAGCGGTTATCTTGTTTGCTATATCTACTATGATTTCTTGGTCCTACTATGGGCTTCAATCTTGGAAGTTTCTTTTTGGAAAAGGAAAGGTTTCAGATATTACATATAAAGTATTGTTTTTAATATTTTTGGTTGTAGGAGCTTCTTCAAGCTTGGGTGCTGTAATCGGTTTTTCCGATGCTATGATTTTTGCGATGGTTTTTCCAAACATTATTGGTTTGGTATTGCTTTCTCCTAAAGTGAAAAAAGAATTGAGAAAATATCTGAACGCAATTAAAATAAATAAAATGGATGCTACCATTCATAAAGAAAGTAAAGAAGTGAAAGAAATTTAA
- a CDS encoding alanine/glycine:cation symporter family protein — MKKYLLSLFTFLIPLLNFAQEAPPEMGIDEQINQAFAPVSNFFSSVVFFQIGGIPFVLILLVVSATFFTLYFGFPNFRYFWRAIQTVRGKYEDIENHGAKVLYGEGGIAQGVDMNKVDDFHAHVEALDDDLAIDGDIVDTIRDESSAGEVSHFQALATAVSGTVGNGNIAGVALAIALGGPGATFWMVVCGLLGMSTKFVECTLGVQYRDVGPDGTVYGGPMYYLSKGLKEKGFATLGKITAVLFAIFCIGGSFGGGNAAQSNQATIVLKDLFDLQSTAAGFWIGVLLAILVGIIIIGGIKRIAQVTEKVVPFMAIMYVVACLYIILSNFSLIDDAFSLIFREAFNPSAIGVGTLIGVLLVGFKRAAFSNEAGAGSASIAHSAVRTKYSASEGLVALLEPFIDTVVICTMTALVIIIFNMGGFFEYGDVTGHGVAIIDGVSYEGSGITAQAFHEFIPYSNIFLTIAVFLFAVSTMISWSYYGLQSWKYLFGRGKTMDLVYKVLFCIFIIIGAAANMKSIWDFSDAMIFAMIFPNMVGLFFLFPVVKKQLKRYLDAIKLKRDAISE, encoded by the coding sequence ATGAAGAAATATCTTCTTTCGCTATTCACATTTTTAATTCCATTACTAAATTTTGCACAAGAAGCACCTCCAGAGATGGGGATTGATGAACAAATAAATCAAGCTTTTGCACCGGTTTCCAATTTTTTCTCGAGTGTTGTTTTCTTTCAAATAGGTGGGATTCCCTTTGTTTTGATACTTCTTGTAGTTAGTGCTACATTTTTCACATTATATTTTGGCTTTCCTAATTTCAGATATTTTTGGCGAGCAATACAAACTGTTCGTGGTAAATATGAAGACATAGAAAATCATGGTGCAAAAGTTTTGTACGGTGAAGGTGGTATTGCTCAAGGTGTAGATATGAATAAGGTTGACGACTTTCATGCACACGTGGAAGCACTTGATGATGACCTAGCAATAGATGGCGATATTGTAGATACCATTCGTGATGAAAGTTCAGCTGGAGAAGTTAGTCACTTTCAAGCATTGGCCACAGCTGTTTCTGGAACTGTAGGTAATGGTAATATTGCTGGAGTTGCTTTAGCCATTGCACTTGGTGGTCCTGGAGCAACCTTTTGGATGGTTGTTTGTGGTCTTTTAGGTATGTCCACCAAATTTGTAGAATGTACTCTTGGAGTTCAGTATAGAGATGTGGGCCCAGATGGAACCGTTTATGGAGGACCCATGTATTATCTAAGTAAAGGTTTAAAAGAAAAAGGCTTCGCAACTTTGGGTAAAATTACAGCCGTTTTATTTGCAATTTTTTGTATAGGCGGATCATTTGGTGGTGGTAATGCAGCACAATCTAACCAAGCAACTATTGTATTAAAAGATTTATTTGACCTTCAGAGTACTGCTGCTGGATTTTGGATTGGCGTATTGCTAGCAATTTTGGTTGGTATTATTATTATTGGAGGTATAAAAAGGATAGCACAAGTAACAGAAAAGGTAGTTCCCTTTATGGCAATTATGTATGTAGTAGCTTGTTTGTATATAATTCTCAGTAATTTTAGTTTAATTGATGATGCTTTTAGTTTAATTTTTAGAGAGGCATTTAACCCAAGTGCAATAGGAGTAGGAACTTTAATTGGAGTATTATTAGTAGGTTTTAAAAGAGCTGCATTTTCTAACGAAGCAGGTGCAGGTTCAGCATCCATTGCTCACTCTGCCGTGCGCACAAAGTATTCTGCAAGTGAAGGCTTAGTTGCACTTTTAGAACCTTTTATTGATACCGTAGTGATCTGCACAATGACTGCTCTAGTTATTATTATTTTTAATATGGGAGGGTTCTTTGAGTATGGAGATGTAACCGGCCACGGTGTTGCTATTATTGATGGTGTTTCGTATGAAGGTTCTGGAATTACTGCCCAAGCATTTCACGAGTTCATTCCATATTCAAACATTTTCTTAACCATAGCCGTATTCCTTTTTGCGGTATCTACAATGATTTCTTGGTCTTATTATGGACTTCAATCTTGGAAATATCTCTTCGGAAGAGGAAAAACGATGGACTTAGTTTATAAAGTTCTTTTTTGTATCTTTATTATAATTGGTGCCGCTGCAAATATGAAATCAATCTGGGACTTCTCTGATGCGATGATTTTTGCTATGATTTTCCCAAACATGGTTGGATTATTCTTCCTTTTCCCTGTGGTGAAAAAGCAGTTAAAAAGATATCTTGACGCAATAAAACTGAAAAGGGACGCCATATCGGAATAA
- a CDS encoding ComEA family DNA-binding protein, which produces MNIKSHFTFNKQQRSGILLLLLLIISLLCVYWFVNFSKEDTFDNSSAEIVSMQKELDSLRLIEIEKRKPKKYLFNPNFITDYKGYTLGMSNEEIDRLLQYRKEDKWINSAADFKKVTGVSDLLLNELSPYFKFPVWITNPKPKTDFKDFKSEKGFTEKSFVQKIDLNKATKEELQQVSGIGEALSKRIISDRDKLGGFSSDVELNSIYGLNPEVVQRTLNLFTVKTPKQIAKINVNKASASDISTIPGVSFEMAKKIWEYRRLHEKVSNIQELDKIEGMTERKLQLIQLYLSVE; this is translated from the coding sequence ATGAATATAAAATCCCACTTCACGTTCAATAAGCAACAACGGAGTGGGATTTTACTTTTGTTGCTACTCATCATCTCATTGCTGTGCGTGTATTGGTTTGTAAATTTTTCTAAAGAAGATACTTTTGACAACTCTTCTGCGGAAATTGTTTCGATGCAAAAGGAATTGGATTCCCTTCGCCTAATTGAAATAGAAAAACGGAAACCGAAGAAATATCTCTTCAACCCAAACTTCATCACAGATTACAAAGGCTACACTTTAGGAATGTCTAATGAAGAAATTGACCGTTTACTTCAATATAGAAAAGAAGACAAATGGATTAATTCTGCTGCGGATTTTAAGAAGGTTACAGGCGTCTCAGATTTATTATTGAATGAACTGAGTCCATATTTCAAATTTCCAGTTTGGATCACGAATCCAAAACCGAAAACCGATTTTAAAGATTTTAAAAGTGAAAAAGGGTTTACTGAAAAGTCTTTCGTCCAAAAAATTGATTTAAACAAAGCTACCAAAGAAGAACTGCAACAAGTTAGCGGCATCGGCGAAGCATTGAGCAAACGTATTATTTCCGATCGCGACAAGTTAGGAGGATTTTCAAGTGATGTTGAATTGAATAGTATTTACGGTCTAAACCCAGAAGTTGTGCAGCGAACCTTAAATCTTTTCACTGTAAAAACGCCGAAACAAATAGCCAAAATCAATGTGAATAAGGCTTCGGCCTCAGATATTTCAACCATTCCAGGGGTGTCTTTTGAAATGGCAAAGAAAATCTGGGAATACAGAAGACTTCACGAAAAAGTGAGCAACATTCAAGAACTGGACAAAATTGAAGGAATGACGGAAAGAAAGTTACAGCTAATTCAGTTATATTTGTCCGTTGAGTAA
- a CDS encoding acyl-CoA dehydrogenase family protein gives MSLYFTEEHDFFRKSFQDFLQKEVVPHIDKWEKTGTIDRFIWEKFGEMGYFGIYQPEAYGGLDLDLFYTVIFLEELQKVNSGGFAAAMWAHAYLAMTHLKKEANNEQKEKYLAPSITGEKIGCLCITEPFGGSDVSGMRTTAVKKGDSYILNGSKTFITNGIYSDYLIVAAKTAPELGNKGISIFVMDRDTKGITSNKLDKLGWRASDTGEIAFDNVEIPLGNLLGEENAGFPYIMQHFALERLIMGINAHARSEFALEYTIQYMKDRFAFGKSISKFQALRHRVAQLASEIEVCKTFNYVTAKRLNDGEYVVKEATMSKLISTKVSDEVMTECLQFLGGYGYMEDYPLARLMRDSRLGPIGGGTSEILREIIAKMVIEGKEYKPAT, from the coding sequence ATGAGTTTATATTTTACAGAAGAACACGATTTTTTCAGAAAAAGTTTTCAGGATTTTCTTCAAAAGGAAGTAGTCCCACATATTGATAAGTGGGAAAAAACTGGAACCATAGACCGTTTTATTTGGGAGAAATTTGGCGAGATGGGCTATTTCGGAATCTATCAACCCGAAGCCTACGGCGGACTAGATTTAGATCTTTTTTACACCGTAATTTTTCTGGAAGAACTTCAAAAAGTGAACAGTGGCGGTTTTGCAGCAGCGATGTGGGCTCACGCTTATCTTGCAATGACGCATCTTAAAAAAGAAGCCAACAACGAACAAAAAGAAAAATATTTAGCACCAAGTATTACAGGCGAAAAAATAGGCTGTCTGTGTATTACCGAACCTTTTGGAGGAAGCGATGTATCTGGAATGCGAACCACCGCAGTAAAAAAGGGAGATAGCTACATTTTGAATGGTTCCAAAACTTTTATTACAAACGGAATTTATAGCGACTATTTAATAGTTGCCGCCAAAACTGCGCCAGAACTAGGTAACAAAGGCATCAGTATATTTGTAATGGATCGCGACACCAAAGGAATTACTTCAAACAAGTTAGACAAACTAGGCTGGAGAGCAAGCGACACAGGAGAAATAGCTTTCGATAACGTCGAAATCCCACTTGGAAATTTATTGGGCGAAGAGAACGCTGGTTTTCCATATATAATGCAGCATTTTGCTTTAGAAAGGCTCATTATGGGAATCAATGCACACGCTCGCAGCGAATTTGCTTTGGAGTATACCATTCAGTATATGAAAGATCGTTTTGCCTTCGGAAAAAGTATTTCAAAATTTCAAGCCTTACGTCATCGAGTTGCCCAACTTGCAAGTGAAATTGAGGTTTGTAAAACATTTAATTATGTAACTGCAAAACGTTTAAACGACGGTGAATATGTGGTAAAAGAAGCTACAATGAGCAAGCTAATTTCTACCAAAGTTTCTGATGAAGTAATGACTGAATGTCTTCAATTTTTAGGAGGTTATGGTTATATGGAAGATTATCCATTGGCACGGTTGATGCGTGATAGCAGACTTGGCCCGATTGGTGGTGGTACTTCAGAAATTCTTCGTGAGATTATTGCCAAAATGGTCATTGAAGGAAAAGAGTATAAACCAGCAACCTAA
- a CDS encoding carboxypeptidase-like regulatory domain-containing protein, which yields MKHFTIKHFFTLLILFIGATTFAQTELKGKVADFLTYQPIESASVYIENTTIGSISNADGNFVLKVPAQHLKDTLIISSIGYKSFKVIIGEFENGTDIFLEEDVASLDEVVIVADPRPKTGNGIVQKAIEKLPSNLPETAYLQKGFLRHKERNKKEYKWLIESAITLYDSSYASGAKNNLKINVDETRKSYDLRDVDSLFTYSAYLKSIGSKAGNLSRKNIKTSALVDAIKWNDSRVNGLENLFKGKLNLVRNSNITGALLGKNMLEKHQFTLDTILVDNGRKLYKIKISKGADFVGLSTPNIYNEGFEPKGWIYIYYDNYAIKKVEYELVAASDIQKKRSKSLFDTQVIHKLIMTYKDYNDKMYLNYIYYETPKLVNTGDRSSDRTKTESEPGFDKAEQYYYTVQEILFSDIIEDPELISQELQQNDWSADVFSSKPYHESFWKTYNVLLESKEEEKLIQDLSKRATLYEE from the coding sequence ATGAAACATTTCACCATAAAACATTTTTTTACCTTACTAATCCTTTTCATTGGCGCAACCACCTTCGCCCAAACAGAGCTAAAAGGAAAAGTTGCAGATTTCCTAACCTATCAACCCATTGAAAGTGCCAGTGTTTATATTGAAAACACAACGATCGGCTCCATATCCAATGCGGATGGTAATTTTGTATTGAAAGTGCCGGCACAGCATTTAAAAGACACTTTAATTATTTCTTCCATAGGTTACAAAAGCTTTAAAGTCATTATAGGTGAATTTGAAAATGGTACCGATATCTTTTTGGAAGAAGATGTTGCTTCTTTAGATGAAGTGGTAATAGTTGCAGATCCACGTCCCAAAACTGGTAACGGGATCGTGCAAAAAGCCATTGAAAAGCTACCGAGCAATTTGCCTGAAACAGCTTATCTTCAAAAAGGGTTTTTACGTCACAAAGAGCGAAACAAAAAAGAATACAAATGGCTCATTGAAAGTGCCATCACGTTATATGATTCTAGCTACGCTTCGGGCGCAAAAAACAACTTGAAAATAAATGTGGACGAAACCCGAAAAAGCTACGATTTAAGAGATGTAGATAGCCTTTTCACTTATTCAGCATATCTTAAAAGTATAGGCTCCAAAGCAGGAAATTTAAGTAGAAAAAACATTAAAACTTCTGCTTTAGTTGACGCCATAAAATGGAACGACAGCCGCGTAAATGGTTTAGAAAATCTTTTCAAAGGAAAGCTTAATCTGGTTAGAAATTCAAATATTACGGGCGCTTTGTTAGGTAAAAATATGCTCGAAAAACACCAATTTACTTTAGATACCATTTTAGTAGATAACGGAAGAAAACTTTACAAAATTAAAATTTCAAAAGGAGCAGATTTTGTTGGGTTGAGCACGCCAAATATTTACAATGAAGGTTTTGAGCCAAAAGGATGGATTTATATTTATTATGACAACTACGCCATCAAGAAAGTAGAGTATGAATTAGTCGCTGCCTCCGATATTCAGAAAAAGCGTAGTAAAAGCCTTTTTGATACGCAGGTAATTCATAAACTTATAATGACTTATAAGGATTACAATGATAAAATGTACTTAAACTACATCTATTATGAAACACCAAAATTAGTAAACACAGGCGACCGATCTTCAGACAGAACAAAAACCGAATCAGAACCAGGTTTTGATAAAGCTGAACAATATTATTACACGGTTCAGGAAATTTTATTTAGCGATATTATAGAAGATCCAGAATTAATAAGTCAAGAATTGCAGCAAAACGACTGGTCCGCTGATGTTTTTTCAAGCAAACCTTACCATGAATCCTTTTGGAAAACCTACAACGTTTTGTTAGAAAGCAAGGAGGAAGAGAAGCTAATTCAAGACCTAAGCAAGCGTGCAACTTTATATGAAGAATAA
- the rpsU gene encoding 30S ribosomal protein S21, with the protein MLIIPVKDGENIDRALKRFKRKFDRTGTMRQLRSRQAFSKPSVKKRAQMQKAQYIQNLRDQEDI; encoded by the coding sequence ATGTTAATTATACCAGTTAAAGACGGAGAAAATATCGATAGAGCGCTAAAGCGTTTTAAGCGTAAATTTGATCGTACAGGAACTATGCGCCAATTGCGTTCAAGACAAGCTTTTTCGAAACCTTCAGTTAAGAAAAGAGCGCAAATGCAAAAAGCCCAATATATCCAGAATCTTAGAGATCAGGAAGATATTTAA
- a CDS encoding tyrosine-type recombinase/integrase — MSFQAFTNYLQLEKKFSPHTVIAYLRDLEDFQVFASTEYQYDEILGVNYSIVRSWIVSLVDSGISNRSVNRKISSLKTYYKFLLKTSQIEINPLAKHKALKTSKKIQVPFSEKEIVNVMELLQAENNFEGLRNRLIVELFYSTGIRRAELINLKVNDVSFAQKTIKVLGKRNKERIIPLLPSVLRTINEYLSYRDELEKIVDTDQMFLTKKGIKIYETLVYRIINSYFSKASEKVKKSPHILRHSFATHLLNEGADINAVKELLGHSSLASTQVYTQNSIAKLKEVYKNSHPRN, encoded by the coding sequence ATGTCCTTCCAAGCCTTCACAAACTATCTCCAACTCGAAAAAAAATTTTCGCCACATACGGTGATCGCTTATTTGAGGGATTTGGAAGATTTTCAAGTATTTGCTTCAACAGAATATCAGTACGACGAAATTTTAGGTGTAAACTATTCCATTGTGAGAAGCTGGATAGTTTCGTTGGTAGATTCAGGCATTTCAAACCGAAGTGTAAATCGGAAAATATCTTCGCTTAAAACCTATTATAAATTTCTTTTGAAAACGAGCCAGATAGAAATAAATCCTTTGGCAAAACACAAAGCGCTTAAAACTTCAAAAAAAATACAAGTTCCTTTTTCCGAAAAAGAAATAGTAAATGTTATGGAGCTGCTTCAAGCCGAAAATAATTTTGAAGGATTGCGAAACCGTTTAATTGTTGAGCTTTTTTATTCTACGGGCATACGAAGGGCAGAACTTATTAATCTGAAAGTTAACGACGTGTCTTTTGCCCAAAAAACCATCAAAGTTTTAGGTAAGAGAAACAAGGAGCGTATCATTCCATTGTTGCCGTCAGTACTGAGAACTATAAATGAATATTTGTCCTATCGAGACGAGTTAGAAAAAATAGTAGACACAGATCAAATGTTTCTAACCAAAAAAGGGATTAAAATCTATGAAACCCTTGTCTATCGGATTATTAATTCATACTTTAGTAAAGCTTCAGAAAAAGTAAAGAAAAGCCCGCATATTTTGCGTCATTCTTTTGCAACACATCTATTAAACGAAGGAGCAGATATAAATGCGGTGAAAGAGTTATTGGGCCATTCAAGTCTTGCCTCGACACAGGTGTACACACAAAATAGTATAGCCAAGTTGAAAGAGGTTTACAAAAATTCACATCCGCGCAATTAG
- the hpf gene encoding ribosome hibernation-promoting factor, HPF/YfiA family, whose amino-acid sequence MKVNVQTPNFAAKDELLVFVEKRLSKLEQFYDKIVFADVFLKVNKTSEKENKSVEVLLSIPGDDIMVKKEAKTFEEAIDEVVKTLERQLKKRKQKQKAYL is encoded by the coding sequence ATGAAAGTAAACGTACAGACACCCAATTTTGCTGCGAAAGATGAATTATTGGTATTTGTTGAAAAGCGATTATCTAAGCTAGAACAGTTTTATGACAAGATTGTTTTTGCAGATGTATTTTTAAAAGTGAACAAGACAAGCGAAAAGGAAAACAAAAGCGTTGAGGTTTTGTTGAGCATCCCTGGAGATGATATAATGGTAAAGAAAGAAGCGAAAACCTTTGAAGAAGCAATAGACGAAGTAGTGAAAACTTTAGAAAGACAGCTAAAAAAAAGAAAACAGAAACAAAAAGCATATTTGTAA
- the tuf gene encoding elongation factor Tu, with protein MAKEKFDRSKPHLNIGTIGHVDHGKTTTTAAITKVMADAGYSSAVSFDQIDNAPEEKERGITINSSHVEYQTALRHYAHVDCPGHADYVKNMVTGAAQMDGAILVVAATDGPMPQTREHILLGRQVGIPRIVVFMNKVDLVDDEELLELVEMEIRDLLSFYEYDGDNGPVVQGSALGALNGEQKWVDALLTLMEEVDKWIEEPVRDIEKPFLMPIEDVFSITGRGTVATGRIETGIAKTGDPVEIIGMGAEKLTSTITGIEMFRQILDRGEAGDNAGILLRGIEKSQISRGMVIVKPGSVTPHAKFKAEVYILKKEEGGRHTPFHNNYRPQFYVRTTDVTGTIMLPDGVEMVMPGDNLTINVELLQSIAMNVGLRFAIREGGRTVGAGQVTEILD; from the coding sequence ATGGCAAAAGAAAAATTTGATCGTTCGAAACCACACTTAAACATTGGTACTATTGGACACGTAGATCACGGAAAAACAACCACTACTGCAGCTATTACTAAAGTTATGGCTGATGCAGGATATTCTTCAGCGGTATCATTTGATCAAATTGATAATGCGCCAGAAGAAAAAGAAAGAGGTATCACAATTAACTCTTCACACGTAGAATACCAAACGGCTTTGCGTCACTACGCACACGTAGATTGTCCGGGTCACGCGGATTACGTTAAGAACATGGTTACTGGTGCTGCTCAAATGGATGGTGCTATTCTTGTAGTTGCTGCTACAGATGGTCCAATGCCACAAACACGTGAGCACATCCTTTTAGGTCGCCAAGTAGGTATTCCTAGAATTGTAGTATTCATGAATAAAGTTGACTTAGTGGATGACGAAGAATTGTTAGAACTAGTTGAAATGGAAATCCGTGACCTTCTTAGCTTTTACGAGTATGATGGTGACAATGGTCCTGTTGTTCAAGGTTCTGCTTTAGGAGCACTTAACGGTGAGCAAAAATGGGTAGATGCGCTTCTTACATTAATGGAAGAAGTTGATAAATGGATTGAAGAGCCAGTTCGTGATATCGAGAAGCCTTTCTTGATGCCTATTGAAGATGTATTCTCTATTACTGGTCGTGGAACTGTTGCTACAGGTCGTATCGAAACTGGTATTGCTAAAACTGGAGATCCAGTTGAGATCATTGGTATGGGTGCAGAGAAATTAACCTCTACTATTACTGGTATTGAAATGTTCCGTCAAATTCTTGATAGAGGTGAAGCTGGTGATAATGCTGGTATCCTTTTAAGAGGTATTGAGAAATCTCAGATTTCTAGAGGTATGGTTATTGTTAAGCCAGGATCTGTAACACCACACGCTAAATTTAAAGCTGAGGTTTATATCCTTAAAAAAGAAGAAGGTGGACGTCATACTCCATTCCACAACAACTACCGTCCACAGTTTTACGTTCGTACAACTGACGTAACTGGAACAATTATGCTTCCTGATGGTGTTGAAATGGTTATGCCTGGTGATAACTTAACAATTAATGTTGAGTTGCTGCAATCAATTGCAATGAACGTAGGTCTTCGTTTCGCTATCCGTGAAGGTGGACGTACTGTAGGTGCAGGTCAGGTAACTGAAATTTTAGATTAA
- the secE gene encoding preprotein translocase subunit SecE has translation MVNYITESYKELRNHVSWPTWAEAQKLTVIVAVFSVLLALAVWGIDTVFHWLVDQYFIWIKS, from the coding sequence ATGGTAAACTATATTACAGAATCGTACAAAGAACTTAGAAACCACGTTAGCTGGCCTACTTGGGCAGAGGCACAAAAGCTTACCGTGATCGTAGCGGTTTTCTCTGTTTTGTTGGCCTTGGCAGTTTGGGGTATAGATACTGTATTCCACTGGTTAGTAGATCAATATTTCATCTGGATCAAGTCGTAA
- the nusG gene encoding transcription termination/antitermination protein NusG produces the protein MTETTSTKKWYVVRSVSGQENKIKSYIESDIKRLGLEDYVDQVLVPTEKVIQIRNGKKVNKERVYFPGYIMIQANLGGEIPHIIKSINGVIGFLGEVKGGDPVPLRQSEVNRMLGKVDELSVKDDSVNIPFTIGETVKVIDGPFNGFNGTVEKINGEKRKLEVMVKIFGRKTPLELSYMQVEKV, from the coding sequence ATGACTGAAACAACAAGTACAAAGAAGTGGTATGTAGTCCGTTCAGTTAGTGGACAGGAAAACAAAATCAAATCGTATATCGAAAGTGATATTAAACGATTAGGTCTTGAGGACTATGTTGATCAAGTTCTCGTGCCCACAGAAAAAGTAATACAGATCCGCAACGGAAAAAAAGTAAACAAAGAACGTGTTTACTTTCCTGGTTATATAATGATACAGGCAAACTTAGGAGGTGAAATTCCACACATTATTAAGTCAATTAATGGTGTTATTGGCTTCTTAGGTGAAGTTAAAGGAGGAGATCCTGTGCCGCTTAGACAATCTGAAGTAAACAGAATGTTAGGAAAGGTAGATGAGCTTTCTGTTAAAGACGACAGTGTAAACATCCCTTTTACCATTGGCGAAACCGTAAAAGTTATAGACGGACCTTTCAATGGATTTAATGGTACTGTTGAAAAAATAAATGGAGAAAAACGCAAGCTTGAAGTAATGGTTAAGATTTTCGGAAGAAAAACTCCATTAGAGCTAAGCTATATGCAAGTAGAAAAAGTTTAA